One part of the Saprospiraceae bacterium genome encodes these proteins:
- a CDS encoding cbb3-type cytochrome c oxidase subunit I, with product MSANHPNNVEKDKLIQELGYDDHFHEHHHGDKYQTNFLTTYIFSQDHKIIARQFLITGIFWAIIGAAMSIIFRLQLGFPDADMAWLRPILGHWITINDAGIGRLDPEFYYALVTMHGTIIVFFVLTAGLSGTFSNLLIPLQIGARDMASPFLNMLSYWFFFMSSVVMFYSLFISTGPFSGGWTAYPPLSALPQASIGSGAGMTLWTVSLVLFVVSVLLGGMNYITTILNLRTKGMSMWRMPLTIWAFLVTAILGLLSFPVLASGFFLLLFDRSLGTSFYLSDIFINGQALDRIGGSPILYQHIFWFLGHPEVYIIILPAMGIVSEVLSVHARKPIFGYRAMVYSILAIAFLSFIVWAHHMFMSGVNPFISNFFVVFTLIIAVPSAVKVFNWISTLYGGNIRLNTPMLFCIGFVSMFISGGLTGIFLGNSAIDIQQHDTYFVVAHFHIVMGVAAFFGMFAGVYNWFPKMFGRFMNETLGKIHFWISMIGAYAVFGPMHYIGMAGVPRRYYRFDSFDAFKDFDDLNKFITIAAIVTFFGQILFVVNFFWSMYRGRKMTEQNPYGSNSLEWTTPIDAGHGNWPEKIPTVQRWAYDYGKDDKEFIQQHVPLQEGEEPSSH from the coding sequence ATGTCAGCAAATCATCCAAACAATGTTGAAAAAGATAAACTAATCCAAGAATTGGGTTATGATGATCATTTTCATGAACATCATCATGGGGATAAATATCAGACTAATTTCTTAACTACTTATATTTTTTCCCAGGATCATAAAATTATAGCTCGTCAATTTTTAATTACAGGAATTTTCTGGGCAATAATTGGTGCAGCGATGTCAATTATATTCAGATTGCAATTAGGGTTTCCGGACGCAGATATGGCATGGTTACGTCCTATTTTAGGTCACTGGATAACTATAAATGATGCCGGAATTGGCCGCTTAGATCCGGAATTTTATTATGCCTTGGTGACAATGCATGGTACTATTATCGTATTCTTTGTATTAACAGCAGGCTTGAGTGGAACCTTTAGTAATCTTTTGATTCCACTTCAGATTGGAGCAAGAGATATGGCATCTCCATTTTTGAATATGTTGTCATATTGGTTCTTTTTCATGTCATCGGTGGTTATGTTTTACAGTCTGTTTATTAGTACAGGACCATTCTCAGGAGGCTGGACGGCTTATCCGCCATTAAGTGCATTGCCACAAGCTTCCATTGGTAGTGGTGCCGGTATGACCTTATGGACTGTTTCGTTGGTGTTATTTGTAGTTTCTGTATTATTAGGTGGAATGAATTATATCACCACGATTTTAAACCTTAGAACAAAGGGAATGAGCATGTGGAGAATGCCTTTAACAATCTGGGCATTTTTGGTGACAGCAATCCTAGGATTACTTTCTTTTCCAGTTTTAGCTTCTGGTTTTTTCCTTTTACTTTTCGACCGTAGTTTAGGTACAAGTTTTTATTTATCGGATATATTTATAAATGGTCAGGCTTTAGACCGAATAGGAGGTAGCCCAATTTTATATCAGCATATTTTTTGGTTTTTGGGTCATCCAGAAGTTTATATTATTATACTTCCAGCAATGGGTATCGTTTCGGAAGTTTTATCAGTACATGCTAGAAAACCAATTTTTGGTTATCGCGCCATGGTTTATTCAATTTTAGCAATCGCATTTTTATCCTTTATAGTATGGGCACATCATATGTTTATGTCTGGTGTGAATCCATTTATTTCAAACTTCTTTGTTGTTTTTACGCTCATTATTGCGGTACCCTCCGCCGTCAAGGTATTCAACTGGATAAGTACCTTGTATGGTGGTAATATTCGTTTAAATACACCTATGCTTTTTTGTATTGGTTTTGTGTCGATGTTTATTTCTGGAGGATTAACAGGTATATTTTTAGGAAATTCAGCAATCGATATTCAGCAACATGATACCTATTTTGTTGTTGCACATTTTCATATTGTGATGGGGGTAGCTGCATTTTTTGGAATGTTTGCTGGAGTGTATAATTGGTTTCCAAAAATGTTTGGTCGTTTTATGAATGAAACTTTAGGAAAAATACATTTTTGGATTTCTATGATTGGTGCGTATGCAGTTTTTGGTCCAATGCATTATATTGGAATGGCTGGTGTGCCAAGAAGGTATTATCGTTTTGATAGTTTTGATGCTTTCAAAGACTTTGATGATTTAAATAAGTTTATCACAATTGCTGCTATTGTTACTTTTTTCGGACAGATTTTATTTGTAGTAAACTTTTTCTGGAGTATGTATCGCGGCCGCAAGATGACAGAACAAAATCCATATGGTTCAAATTCTTTGGAATGGACAACACCAATTGATGCAGGTCATGGAAACTGGCCAGAAAAGATTCCAACGGTTCAGCGTTGGGCATACGACTATGGTAAAGATGATAAGGAATTTATACAACAGCATGTTCCTTTGCAAGAAGGCGAAGAACCAAGCAGTCATTAA
- a CDS encoding cytochrome c oxidase subunit 3 has translation MIDKNLGPSRYQALRFGLWIAMASITMMFAALTSAYLVRKPAGNWYEFKLPFQFFISTILIFLSSLVIEWAFQSFKKGNENSYKFGILASFLLGISFLGSQILAWKSLTAQGITIDLTVSGSFLYALSGIHAAHVLGGIAALMVSLLTAFLIKFEVSPMRILKFDLVRQYWHFVDILWIYLLIFLILQ, from the coding sequence ATGATCGATAAAAACCTTGGCCCAAGCCGTTATCAGGCTTTGCGCTTTGGTTTATGGATTGCGATGGCATCCATAACAATGATGTTTGCAGCATTGACGAGTGCTTATTTGGTTAGAAAACCAGCTGGAAACTGGTATGAATTTAAATTACCATTTCAATTTTTTATTAGTACGATTTTAATTTTTCTTTCGTCCTTAGTTATTGAATGGGCTTTTCAAAGTTTTAAAAAGGGAAATGAGAATTCTTACAAGTTTGGAATTTTAGCAAGTTTTTTATTGGGAATTTCATTTTTAGGATCTCAGATTTTAGCTTGGAAATCATTGACTGCTCAGGGAATTACAATTGATCTTACAGTCTCTGGGTCTTTTTTATATGCTTTATCGGGAATTCATGCAGCGCACGTCTTAGGAGGAATTGCCGCATTAATGGTTAGTTTATTAACCGCTTTTTTAATCAAATTTGAAGTGAGTCCAATGCGAATTTTAAAATTCGATTTGGTAAGACAATATTGGCATTTTGTAGATATCCTCTGGATTTATTTATTAATCTTTTTAATATTACAATAG
- a CDS encoding protoheme IX farnesyltransferase, protein MVVFSSALSYVILAKDNFHIQEFLFLCFGGLFITFAANALNQCLERDYDKLMLRTANRPLAEGRMTVSLSVLISGLLCTMGVLLLAMISPEAATLGMLSFVLYAFVYTPLKRYSTLAIPIGAIPGALPTLIAGVAACQGFSFEAFCLFGIQYLWQFPHFWSIAWLGHDDYKRAGFKLIKDIEGRPDPKYGLYSSIYAALSIFFILWFYLTNQLEVIIAALLLFVVITYVFYGWNLYKYNDASAARKLMFCSILYLPIILFLFLINNIIH, encoded by the coding sequence ATGGTAGTATTTTCTTCAGCCTTGAGTTATGTGATTTTAGCTAAAGATAATTTTCATATTCAAGAATTTTTATTTTTATGTTTTGGTGGTTTATTTATAACATTTGCTGCGAATGCATTGAATCAATGCCTTGAACGGGATTACGATAAATTAATGCTTAGGACCGCAAATCGCCCACTTGCCGAAGGTCGAATGACGGTATCACTTTCTGTATTAATTTCGGGCTTATTGTGTACCATGGGAGTATTATTGCTGGCTATGATAAGTCCAGAAGCGGCTACTCTGGGAATGTTGTCATTTGTTTTATATGCATTTGTCTACACCCCTTTAAAACGGTATTCAACATTAGCAATTCCAATTGGTGCAATCCCTGGAGCACTTCCAACTTTAATTGCTGGAGTTGCAGCTTGTCAAGGTTTTTCATTTGAAGCATTTTGTTTATTTGGAATTCAATACTTATGGCAGTTTCCACATTTTTGGTCAATCGCATGGCTTGGTCATGATGATTATAAAAGAGCAGGATTTAAATTAATAAAAGATATTGAAGGTAGACCGGACCCCAAATACGGTTTATATTCTTCAATTTATGCTGCATTAAGTATATTTTTTATTTTATGGTTTTATCTCACAAACCAATTGGAAGTAATCATCGCTGCTTTATTGTTGTTTGTTGTAATAACTTATGTGTTTTACGGTTGGAATCTTTATAAATATAATGATGCAAGTGCAGCACGAAAATTGATGTTCTGTTCAATCCTTTATTTGCCAATTATATTATTTCTTTTTTTAATCAATAATATAATTCATTGA
- a CDS encoding cytochrome c, which translates to MKDFVNSILLLLFSITLFQCSPAEGNHTGTEYMPDMAHSIAYEPNVNSYYYYHSWGSKESIYKMSIPRTPVSGSIARGSIGNSLDSMHSKMFDGSLSPNAMQVAANGSVHYYYGNTEEERLRAMKEITENPVKLTDSGLAQGKNLYTIYCGICHGDLGDGAGYLVRDDGGKYPAQPANFLKDEFIAASEGRFYHGIMVGRNMMGAYNDKLSYHERWNVIHYIRGLQASSKKLKYTEKENTFSGSQVIKDALKASIVASATTPVAPITTNKK; encoded by the coding sequence ATGAAAGATTTTGTTAATAGTATACTTTTATTATTATTCTCTATTACACTTTTTCAGTGTAGCCCTGCTGAAGGAAATCACACAGGAACAGAATATATGCCAGATATGGCACATTCAATTGCTTACGAACCAAACGTAAACAGTTATTATTATTACCATAGTTGGGGATCAAAGGAATCCATTTATAAAATGTCAATTCCAAGAACTCCAGTAAGTGGAAGTATTGCCAGAGGCAGTATTGGAAACAGTTTAGATTCTATGCATTCTAAAATGTTTGACGGGTCTTTGAGCCCAAATGCAATGCAAGTAGCTGCTAATGGATCCGTGCATTATTATTATGGAAATACAGAAGAAGAGCGATTGCGTGCGATGAAAGAAATTACTGAAAACCCTGTAAAGCTTACGGATTCTGGATTGGCCCAAGGCAAAAATTTATACACCATTTATTGTGGAATATGTCATGGAGATTTAGGAGATGGAGCAGGTTATTTAGTAAGAGATGATGGGGGTAAGTATCCAGCGCAACCTGCAAATTTTTTGAAAGATGAATTTATTGCTGCATCCGAAGGTCGTTTTTATCATGGGATCATGGTAGGAAGAAATATGATGGGTGCTTATAATGATAAACTTTCATACCACGAACGTTGGAATGTAATTCATTATATCAGAGGGTTACAAGCGAGCTCAAAAAAATTGAAATATACTGAAAAGGAAAATACATTTTCAGGTTCACAGGTCATTAAAGATGCATTGAAAGCAAGTATTGTTGCTTCCGCTACAACACCAGTTGCACCAATTACCACGAATAAGAAATAG
- a CDS encoding 4Fe-4S dicluster domain-containing protein, with translation MKLNESTIWIDEKDLVQDPEFISKSESELNPVALESIISDERAGLFETNRRDFLKVLGFGISAATLASCEIPVKKAIPYVIKPDTIIPGIANYYASSFVNGGDYCPILVKTREGRPIKIEGNASSSISKGGTNARVQAAVLSLYDYNRIKQASKINQSQLVESNWNDVDAEIKSALAASSKIRIVSNTLMSPTAQKAIGEFIAKYPGAKHISYDAISSSALLDATMQCFGERVIPEYRFDLADTIVSFNADFLGTWISPIEYAAQYAKRRTIQLDNIKNMSHHVQVESHMSLSGSNADNRILVKPSEQGAAIAHLYNEIATKTGATAIATPELNDKAKATIKKLAETLLSQKSKSIIVCGNNNIGDQILVFAINNLLGNIGTTLNFNAASYQRKGNDNELFQLLTEMKSSTIDTVIIWNANPCYELPFAAEFSEAMANVKTKISLNTTLDETTALCNYAAPDHHILESWGDVEAKRGAFSLIQPTINPIFSTRQAAHSLLTWTGSTNINQSAEQPYYEYLKKNWQEKFYTANNMNSGFQLFWDETLHNGVYEMQMPSKDLSFKGDVQMAVNKISKPAASALEISFFESVSIGSGNYAGNPWLQEMPDPVTRCAWGNYLMVPISFDGDRRFINFNNINENGEQVEIAISGNKSKVAVVKQFGQMQGTVAIALGYGRTSAGDCGTGVGTNFYYACKWVDGYIQYYNTEVEVSNSLGSIEKHFACVQHHHTLGVTATEKSSGNIINADEAALVDDAFKGITKGYQGSLTDRSILRHSHLNEVEAKIDALKEEREKFQKLNSYTLYSGHDYNYNSGHHWGMHVDLNACIGCGTCTIACMAENNVPVVGKKEISRHHEMAWLRIDRYYYGDVENPNVVYQPMMCQHCNNAPCENVCPVNATNHSSEGLNQMAYNRCVGTRYCANNCPYKVRRFNWYDYTTADLFPVNQFNIAGEKTQPYYSDNLVRMVLNPDVTVRSRGVIEKCSFCVQRIQEGKLNAKRDDRILHDNDVKTACQTACPTNAITFGDMNNKEGVLFKKIQNPLNYIVLEEINAKSVVNYTMKVNNRDVKFDA, from the coding sequence ATGAAACTTAACGAATCAACTATTTGGATTGACGAAAAGGATTTAGTACAAGATCCGGAATTTATTTCAAAAAGTGAATCAGAATTAAATCCAGTAGCTCTTGAATCTATTATTAGTGATGAAAGAGCGGGTTTGTTCGAAACGAATCGCAGAGACTTTTTAAAAGTTTTGGGATTTGGAATTAGTGCAGCCACATTGGCATCTTGTGAAATTCCAGTTAAAAAAGCGATTCCTTATGTAATTAAACCGGATACTATTATTCCTGGAATTGCTAATTATTATGCATCTTCATTTGTGAATGGTGGGGACTATTGTCCGATATTAGTTAAAACAAGAGAAGGAAGGCCTATAAAAATTGAAGGAAATGCCTCTTCATCCATTTCAAAAGGTGGTACCAATGCAAGAGTTCAAGCTGCTGTTTTAAGTTTATATGATTATAATCGAATTAAGCAGGCTTCCAAAATTAACCAGTCTCAGTTGGTTGAGTCGAATTGGAATGATGTTGATGCTGAAATTAAATCGGCACTCGCAGCAAGCAGTAAAATTAGAATTGTAAGCAATACCTTAATGAGTCCGACAGCTCAAAAAGCGATCGGTGAATTTATTGCAAAGTATCCTGGTGCAAAACACATTAGTTATGATGCAATATCATCATCAGCACTTTTAGATGCAACAATGCAATGTTTTGGTGAACGCGTAATTCCAGAATATAGATTTGATTTGGCTGATACAATCGTTAGTTTTAATGCAGACTTTTTAGGTACCTGGATTTCACCTATTGAATATGCCGCTCAATATGCTAAAAGAAGGACTATCCAATTGGATAATATAAAGAACATGTCTCATCATGTGCAAGTTGAGTCACATATGTCATTGTCTGGTTCAAATGCTGATAATAGAATTCTTGTTAAGCCTTCCGAGCAGGGTGCTGCAATTGCACATTTATATAATGAAATTGCAACAAAAACAGGAGCAACTGCAATAGCAACTCCAGAATTAAATGATAAGGCAAAAGCAACGATTAAAAAATTGGCAGAAACCTTATTAAGTCAAAAATCTAAATCCATTATAGTTTGTGGAAATAATAATATTGGGGATCAAATTTTAGTTTTTGCAATTAATAATTTACTAGGGAATATTGGGACTACGCTTAATTTTAATGCTGCCTCTTATCAGCGGAAAGGAAATGATAATGAATTGTTTCAATTGTTGACTGAGATGAAGTCTTCAACTATTGATACGGTAATTATTTGGAATGCAAATCCTTGTTATGAATTGCCATTTGCAGCTGAGTTTAGTGAGGCAATGGCAAATGTTAAAACCAAGATTAGTTTAAATACTACATTAGATGAAACAACGGCATTGTGTAATTATGCAGCTCCAGATCATCATATTTTAGAATCTTGGGGTGATGTAGAAGCTAAACGGGGTGCTTTTAGTTTAATCCAACCAACCATTAACCCAATTTTTTCTACACGACAAGCAGCACATTCATTATTAACCTGGACAGGTAGTACAAATATAAATCAAAGTGCAGAGCAGCCTTATTATGAATATTTAAAAAAGAATTGGCAGGAAAAATTTTATACTGCAAACAATATGAATTCAGGATTCCAATTATTTTGGGATGAAACTTTGCATAATGGGGTTTATGAGATGCAAATGCCTTCTAAAGATTTAAGCTTTAAAGGAGATGTGCAAATGGCAGTGAATAAAATTTCTAAACCTGCAGCATCTGCTTTGGAAATTTCATTTTTCGAATCGGTAAGTATCGGTTCTGGAAATTATGCAGGAAATCCTTGGTTACAAGAAATGCCGGATCCTGTGACGAGATGTGCTTGGGGTAATTATCTTATGGTCCCGATTAGTTTTGATGGCGATCGAAGATTTATAAATTTTAATAATATAAATGAAAACGGAGAGCAAGTAGAAATTGCTATTTCTGGAAACAAATCCAAAGTTGCTGTTGTAAAACAATTTGGACAAATGCAAGGAACTGTGGCAATCGCATTAGGTTATGGTAGAACATCTGCAGGTGATTGTGGTACTGGGGTTGGTACAAATTTTTACTATGCATGCAAGTGGGTGGATGGCTATATTCAATATTATAATACAGAAGTTGAAGTTTCAAATAGTCTTGGATCTATTGAAAAGCATTTTGCCTGTGTACAGCATCACCATACATTAGGGGTTACTGCAACTGAAAAGAGTAGTGGAAATATTATAAATGCAGATGAAGCTGCATTAGTTGATGATGCATTTAAAGGGATTACCAAAGGTTATCAAGGATCATTGACCGATCGGTCAATATTGCGCCATAGTCATTTAAATGAAGTAGAAGCAAAAATTGACGCACTGAAAGAAGAGCGGGAAAAATTTCAAAAATTAAATTCATATACACTTTATTCCGGGCATGATTATAATTATAATTCAGGTCACCATTGGGGTATGCATGTGGATTTAAATGCTTGTATTGGTTGCGGTACTTGTACCATTGCTTGTATGGCAGAAAATAACGTACCGGTAGTAGGTAAAAAAGAAATATCTAGGCATCATGAAATGGCATGGTTGCGGATAGACAGATATTATTATGGGGATGTAGAAAATCCAAATGTGGTATATCAACCTATGATGTGTCAGCATTGTAATAATGCTCCTTGTGAGAATGTTTGCCCTGTGAACGCAACAAACCATTCTTCCGAAGGATTAAATCAAATGGCATACAATCGTTGTGTAGGAACTCGATACTGCGCTAATAATTGTCCTTATAAAGTGCGAAGATTCAATTGGTACGATTATACAACAGCAGATTTATTTCCAGTAAATCAATTTAATATAGCGGGTGAAAAAACCCAGCCTTATTATTCTGATAATTTAGTCAGAATGGTTTTAAATCCGGATGTTACAGTGCGGTCTAGAGGTGTAATTGAAAAATGTTCGTTTTGTGTTCAGCGAATTCAAGAAGGCAAATTAAATGCAAAACGCGACGATAGAATTTTACATGACAACGATGTTAAGACAGCTTGTCAAACTGCTTGTCCAACAAATGCGATAACGTTTGGTGATATGAATAATAAGGAAGGTGTCTTGTTTAAGAAAATACAGAACCCTTTAAATTATATTGTACTTGAAGAAATTAATGCTAAATCAGTGGTGAATTATACCATGAAGGTTAATAACCGTGATGTAAAATTTGACGCATAA
- a CDS encoding DUF3341 domain-containing protein — MRRYDKDVIYGIYSDEELLLSAVRNAKSKHLEIMDVFSPFPIHGMDQALGLAESRIHQAGFVYGAIGTLTAFLGMTWIMTSDWPIIFGGKPYWPVPSYIPIVFEMTVLFACWGMTITFYTICGLWPGVSNPQLDLRTTDDKFCLAFDQKEVSESAARSFFEETGAEEVNTKNI, encoded by the coding sequence ATGAGACGATACGATAAAGATGTGATCTACGGAATTTATTCAGATGAAGAATTGCTGTTAAGTGCTGTGCGTAATGCAAAAAGCAAGCATCTGGAAATAATGGATGTTTTTTCACCATTTCCAATTCACGGAATGGATCAAGCACTGGGTTTAGCTGAATCTAGAATCCATCAAGCTGGATTTGTGTATGGAGCTATAGGGACTTTGACGGCATTTTTAGGTATGACTTGGATTATGACAAGTGATTGGCCAATTATTTTTGGAGGCAAACCTTATTGGCCGGTACCTTCCTATATTCCCATTGTATTTGAAATGACCGTGCTTTTTGCATGTTGGGGAATGACCATTACTTTTTATACGATTTGTGGTTTATGGCCTGGAGTAAGTAATCCACAATTGGATTTGCGAACAACAGATGATAAATTTTGTCTTGCATTTGATCAAAAGGAAGTATCCGAATCTGCAGCTAGATCTTTTTTTGAAGAGACAGGTGCCGAAGAAGTAAATACTAAAAATATATGA
- a CDS encoding OmpA family protein — MTALITILSVILLFVVLLQIAKINDITSEIKGDEETQTQSSDLNGKWLMIFCVLFLGSFFWSALYYSNRLLGYGPLKSASEHGGSIDSMFNVTLVFTGIVFILCHIALFWFAYKYRYRTGKKALFLPHDNRLEIIWTALPALVMTILVVQGLVTWNKVMADVSVGEDFIEIEATAWQFAWNLRYPGTDGKLGVKDFRLIKPGVNELGQDWHDERNLDDYNADELVLPKGKKVRVRIIARDVLHNFYLPHFRVKMDAVPGIPTYFIFTPIKTTDEFRQELRKYPEYQLPSDPNDPNSEPKWKAFNYELACAELCGKGHYSMRRLVKIVSPEEWEKWNKSQKSFYFSAIRNTDEDPFKGKPIHAEALLKGEEMKGMLKKALDTANANMDDRTLRLDNIYFETGSSKLSIESEIALNILKETFDQYPKLKVEVSGHTDNVGDLSLNMKLSQERALAVKDFLVSKGIPGDKISSLGLGPNKPVESNDTDAGKSKNRRIEFKILSF, encoded by the coding sequence ATGACAGCTTTAATAACAATTCTTTCGGTCATACTATTATTTGTAGTATTACTTCAAATAGCGAAGATTAATGATATCACATCAGAAATTAAGGGTGATGAAGAGACACAAACCCAAAGTTCAGACCTTAATGGAAAGTGGTTAATGATCTTTTGTGTTCTATTTTTAGGATCATTTTTTTGGAGTGCACTTTATTATTCTAACAGATTACTTGGATACGGTCCATTGAAATCTGCTTCTGAACATGGCGGATCCATAGATTCTATGTTTAATGTGACTTTAGTTTTTACCGGAATTGTTTTTATATTATGTCATATTGCTTTATTTTGGTTCGCATACAAATACAGATATCGTACTGGTAAAAAAGCTTTGTTTTTACCGCATGATAATCGATTAGAAATAATTTGGACGGCATTACCGGCTTTGGTAATGACAATTTTAGTTGTTCAAGGATTAGTCACCTGGAATAAGGTTATGGCGGATGTTAGTGTTGGTGAAGATTTCATTGAAATTGAAGCTACTGCCTGGCAGTTTGCATGGAATCTTAGATACCCTGGAACAGATGGCAAATTAGGTGTAAAAGATTTTAGACTTATTAAACCGGGAGTTAATGAACTCGGACAAGATTGGCATGATGAACGAAATTTAGATGATTATAATGCAGATGAATTAGTATTACCTAAAGGTAAAAAAGTTCGTGTTCGTATCATTGCTCGGGATGTTTTACATAATTTTTATTTGCCTCACTTTAGAGTTAAAATGGATGCCGTTCCTGGTATTCCAACATATTTTATATTTACTCCCATTAAAACAACAGATGAATTCAGGCAGGAATTAAGAAAATATCCAGAGTACCAATTGCCATCAGATCCTAATGATCCAAATAGTGAACCTAAATGGAAAGCATTTAATTATGAATTAGCCTGCGCAGAATTATGTGGCAAAGGTCATTATAGCATGCGAAGATTAGTTAAAATAGTTTCTCCGGAAGAGTGGGAGAAGTGGAACAAATCTCAAAAATCTTTTTATTTTAGTGCTATTCGGAATACTGATGAAGATCCATTTAAAGGGAAACCAATACATGCAGAAGCACTACTTAAAGGGGAAGAAATGAAAGGCATGTTAAAAAAAGCATTAGATACAGCAAATGCTAATATGGATGATCGAACCCTTCGTTTAGATAATATTTATTTTGAAACGGGTTCTTCTAAATTAAGTATCGAATCCGAAATTGCCTTAAATATCTTAAAGGAAACATTTGATCAATATCCTAAATTAAAAGTGGAGGTTAGTGGCCATACCGATAATGTGGGAGACCTATCCTTGAATATGAAATTATCTCAAGAACGGGCCTTGGCTGTAAAAGATTTTTTAGTTTCTAAAGGAATACCTGGTGACAAAATATCATCATTAGGGCTTGGACCAAACAAACCAGTGGAATCAAATGATACAGATGCTGGTAAATCTAAAAACAGAAGAATTGAATTTAAAATTTTATCTTTTTAA
- the nrfD gene encoding polysulfide reductase NrfD, whose amino-acid sequence MSGGIVAPVRRPLIEGHKTYHQITEDLCAPTERTPSKAWVIAFIISAATLSFGLFCICWTIWMGIGSWNLNRTIGWGYDITNFVWWIGIGHAGTLISAILLLFRQRWRTGVNRAAEAMTIFAVICAALFPVIHVGRLWVVFYFLPYPNTRGALWPNFNSPLLWDVFAISTYFSVSLLFWYTGLVPDFATVRNRATGLRKKIYNALSFGWTGSAKHWQRWESLSLVLAGLSTPLVLSVHTIVSFDFATSVIPGWHTTIFPPYFVAGAIFSGFAMVQTLMIMTRKILKLEQYITLEHIESMNKVILVTGTIVGVAYLTELFIAWYSGYVYEQFAFFNRAMGIYWWSYFGMMTCNVVSPQLFWVKKFRRSVFLTFFMSIFVNIGMWFERFVIIATTLARDYLPSSWSYYRPTWVEIGIFIGTLGLFFTLYLIFVRVAPVVAIAEVKHILKVGGDQYIGEHAIHKHDANHANHSEHKTHH is encoded by the coding sequence ATGTCAGGAGGAATTGTAGCCCCGGTAAGAAGACCGCTAATTGAAGGACATAAGACCTACCATCAGATTACGGAAGATCTATGTGCGCCAACGGAGCGAACTCCAAGCAAAGCATGGGTTATTGCTTTTATTATTTCTGCAGCAACCTTGTCTTTTGGATTGTTTTGTATCTGTTGGACAATTTGGATGGGGATCGGATCTTGGAATTTGAATCGAACCATTGGTTGGGGATATGATATAACAAACTTTGTATGGTGGATTGGTATTGGTCATGCCGGCACCCTGATATCAGCAATCTTATTATTGTTCCGCCAACGTTGGCGTACCGGTGTAAACAGAGCAGCAGAAGCAATGACAATTTTTGCAGTTATATGTGCAGCTTTATTCCCAGTTATTCACGTTGGTAGACTTTGGGTTGTATTTTATTTTTTACCATATCCAAATACAAGAGGTGCTTTGTGGCCTAATTTTAACTCACCATTATTGTGGGATGTATTTGCAATTTCTACTTATTTTTCAGTTTCTCTTTTATTTTGGTATACCGGCTTGGTACCAGATTTTGCTACCGTAAGAAATCGTGCTACCGGTTTGCGTAAGAAAATATATAACGCCTTGTCATTTGGATGGACAGGTTCTGCTAAACATTGGCAAAGATGGGAGTCCTTATCATTAGTGTTAGCAGGACTATCTACACCATTAGTATTATCGGTACATACCATTGTAAGTTTTGACTTCGCAACATCCGTAATACCAGGTTGGCATACAACAATATTTCCTCCTTATTTTGTTGCAGGGGCTATTTTTTCAGGTTTTGCAATGGTGCAAACATTGATGATTATGACCCGGAAAATTCTAAAATTAGAGCAATATATTACGTTGGAACATATTGAGTCTATGAATAAAGTTATTCTTGTGACGGGAACAATAGTAGGAGTTGCTTATTTAACAGAATTATTTATTGCATGGTATTCAGGATATGTATACGAACAATTTGCATTTTTTAACAGAGCGATGGGAATTTATTGGTGGTCTTATTTTGGAATGATGACATGCAATGTAGTTTCTCCACAATTATTTTGGGTTAAAAAATTCAGGAGAAGTGTTTTCTTAACGTTCTTTATGTCCATCTTTGTAAATATAGGAATGTGGTTTGAACGTTTTGTAATTATTGCAACCACATTAGCAAGAGATTATCTTCCTTCATCCTGGAGTTATTATCGTCCTACGTGGGTAGAAATTGGAATTTTTATTGGAACTCTTGGATTGTTTTTTACACTCTATTTAATATTTGTGAGAGTTGCACCGGTGGTTGCAATTGCAGAAGTAAAACATATTTTAAAAGTAGGTGGCGATCAATATATTGGAGAACATGCAATCCATAAACACGATGCCAACCATGCAAATCATAGTGAACATAAAACGCATCATTAA